One Ignavibacteriota bacterium DNA segment encodes these proteins:
- a CDS encoding insulinase family protein: MPYATRTSVKTHRQVENSQYRKTTLENGVRVVSESIPHVRSVSLGIWANVGSRDEGPTQNGISHFLEHMVFKGTKNRNVREIAQSLESLGGYLNAFTTKEQTCFYARVLDTNISEAMDVLADIVLHATFDKKEMEREKQVVIEELKNAEDDPEDIIHDYFERSIFPDHSLGYPIIGTEENVRRFRQDDLRAHIAHHYQSDRIVISAAGNVDHEALVRLSRKYFNRVRKASGEHSRIAGPVRSTDGDTVEYRRPINQAHICLGTLSYSIGHPDRYTLMLTNALLGEGMSSRLYQTIREKHGMAYTVYSFVNLLSDTGVFGAYLGTDRKNIQNAIGLVFKELDRLKRRAVPLAELNRTKSQIKGTLMLGLENMSGRMIRLGSAELYVERYVSLDTILSWVDAVTPEDILRVANDVFDEKRFSSVIIRPT; this comes from the coding sequence ATGCCATACGCCACGCGCACGTCCGTCAAGACTCACCGGCAGGTCGAAAATTCACAGTATCGCAAGACAACTCTGGAGAACGGTGTCCGGGTTGTAAGCGAATCGATCCCGCATGTACGCTCGGTCTCCCTCGGGATATGGGCAAATGTGGGATCGCGTGATGAAGGACCTACCCAGAACGGTATCAGTCACTTCCTTGAGCACATGGTGTTCAAGGGGACAAAGAACCGCAACGTCCGGGAGATCGCACAAAGCCTGGAATCCCTCGGCGGCTATCTCAACGCCTTCACGACAAAGGAGCAGACGTGCTTCTACGCCCGTGTGCTCGATACGAACATCAGCGAAGCGATGGACGTCCTTGCCGATATCGTCCTGCACGCGACCTTCGACAAGAAGGAGATGGAGCGCGAGAAACAGGTCGTCATCGAGGAACTGAAGAACGCCGAAGACGATCCCGAGGATATCATCCACGACTATTTCGAACGGTCCATCTTTCCGGACCATTCCCTGGGGTATCCGATCATCGGGACGGAAGAGAATGTCCGCCGGTTCCGGCAGGATGATCTCCGCGCCCATATCGCACACCACTATCAGTCCGACCGCATCGTGATCTCTGCTGCAGGGAATGTGGACCATGAGGCCCTCGTGCGCCTGAGCCGGAAGTATTTCAACCGGGTACGCAAGGCCTCCGGAGAACACTCACGCATTGCGGGGCCCGTGCGCTCTACCGATGGCGATACCGTCGAATATCGCCGGCCGATCAATCAGGCGCACATCTGTCTCGGGACGCTCTCCTACAGCATCGGCCATCCTGACCGGTATACGCTGATGCTGACGAATGCCTTGCTCGGGGAGGGCATGAGCTCACGCCTGTATCAGACCATCCGTGAAAAGCATGGGATGGCATATACGGTGTACTCGTTCGTGAACCTTCTGAGTGATACGGGGGTGTTCGGAGCCTACCTGGGCACGGACCGGAAGAACATCCAGAATGCGATCGGCCTGGTGTTCAAAGAACTCGACCGCCTCAAACGCAGGGCTGTCCCGCTGGCGGAACTCAACCGCACGAAGTCGCAGATCAAAGGCACCCTCATGCTGGGGCTCGAGAACATGTCGGGCCGCATGATACGCCTGGGAAGTGCGGAGCTCTACGTCGAACGGTATGTTTCCCTTGACACCATCCTGTCGTGGGTCGATGCGGTGACCCCGGAGGACATCCTGCGTGTTGCGAATGATGTTTTTGATGAGAAGCGCTTTTCATCCGTGATCATACGACCTACCTGA
- a CDS encoding aminotransferase class I/II-fold pyridoxal phosphate-dependent enzyme has product MITLNDLNPRLLHAQYAVRGPIVQRAQEMEAQGHKIIYCNIGNPQALKQQPLTYLRQALSLLENPALLNDASLTASYPRDIVARVRMLLEKHPFGTGAYTQSPGIPFVRQAVADFIQKRDGVKADKDHIILTDGASKGVQAVLTALLKTPQDGVMVPIPQYPLYSASLALYGGRQIGYYLDEENRWQLNEQILEASITKAKGEGVRPVAIVVINPGNPTGAVLSRENIEMIVRFARTHGLSVIADEVYQENVYDTGARFVSFTRVMGEMGVTDISLFTLHSVSKGFLGECGHRGGYLELRNIPDDVLGQFIKLQSISLCANVSGQFATYFMVAPPQDGDESHPTYVRERDGILAALKRKAGILGEGINRIAGMTVDIPQGSMYAFVRFELPPDRTVDVARLSPEEREQHEARRDSAYCLALLEETGICVVPGSGFGQKAGTFHFRTTFLPPQDEIESLVHRLKTFHEKYVHVLEEA; this is encoded by the coding sequence ATGATAACGTTGAACGACCTGAACCCCCGATTGCTTCACGCCCAGTACGCTGTGCGCGGACCGATCGTGCAACGCGCCCAGGAGATGGAGGCGCAGGGGCACAAGATCATCTACTGCAATATCGGCAACCCCCAGGCGCTGAAACAGCAGCCGCTCACGTACCTGCGCCAGGCGCTCAGCCTTCTTGAGAATCCCGCGCTGCTGAACGATGCCTCCCTGACCGCATCGTATCCCCGCGACATCGTCGCCCGGGTGCGCATGCTGCTCGAGAAGCATCCGTTCGGAACGGGCGCGTACACGCAGAGCCCCGGCATTCCGTTCGTGCGGCAGGCCGTTGCCGACTTCATCCAGAAGCGGGACGGTGTGAAGGCGGACAAGGACCACATCATCCTGACGGACGGTGCGAGCAAAGGCGTGCAGGCGGTCCTGACGGCGTTATTGAAGACCCCGCAGGACGGCGTGATGGTGCCGATCCCGCAGTACCCCCTGTACAGCGCGAGCCTCGCTCTCTATGGCGGGCGGCAGATCGGATACTATCTCGACGAAGAGAACCGCTGGCAGCTGAATGAGCAGATCCTCGAGGCGAGCATCACGAAGGCGAAGGGCGAAGGGGTCCGGCCCGTGGCGATCGTCGTGATCAATCCCGGCAACCCCACGGGGGCCGTGCTCTCGCGCGAGAACATCGAGATGATCGTCCGCTTCGCACGAACGCATGGACTTTCGGTCATCGCCGATGAGGTGTATCAGGAGAACGTGTACGACACGGGGGCGCGGTTCGTCTCCTTCACCCGCGTGATGGGGGAGATGGGGGTGACGGACATCTCGCTCTTCACCCTGCACTCGGTGTCCAAGGGGTTCCTCGGCGAATGTGGTCACCGCGGAGGATATCTGGAGTTGCGGAACATCCCCGATGATGTGCTCGGGCAGTTCATCAAGCTGCAATCGATCAGTTTGTGTGCGAATGTGAGCGGACAGTTCGCGACCTACTTCATGGTAGCTCCACCGCAGGACGGCGACGAAAGTCATCCCACGTACGTCAGGGAGCGCGATGGCATCCTGGCGGCGCTCAAGCGGAAAGCGGGGATCCTGGGGGAGGGCATCAACCGGATCGCGGGGATGACCGTGGATATTCCTCAGGGTTCGATGTATGCGTTCGTCCGGTTCGAGCTGCCGCCCGACCGGACCGTCGATGTCGCCAGGCTCTCGCCCGAGGAGCGGGAGCAGCATGAGGCCCGGCGCGATTCCGCCTATTGCCTGGCCCTCCTGGAGGAGACGGGGATCTGCGTGGTGCCGGGGTCCGGATTCGGACAGAAGGCCGGGACCTTCCATTTCCGTACGACGTTCCTCCCCCCGCAGGACGAGATCGAGAGCCTCGTGCACCGGCTGAAGACATTTCACGAGAAATATGTCCACGTTCTGGAAGAAGCGTGA
- a CDS encoding (2Fe-2S)-binding protein has translation MAKITLDGKQFEVEDGRTIIEAARENGIEIPHFCWHPKLSVSGNCRMCLVEVEKLPKLVIACATRVVDGMVVNTVNPRVAKAREAVMEFLLINHPLDCPICDEAGECKLQDYAYAHSTGASRFTEDKVHKPKRVELGPRVMLDTERCIMCSRCVRFCSEIAAKPQLTFSQRGDRVELTTFPGEQLDNPYSMNTIDICPVGALTNRDFRFKARVWEMSSTETVCPGCARGCSMYSWVRNNEILRQTPRYNPDVNDHWMCDQGRLETFRHVNADDRIKAPLIRKEAECVEVGWDEAIARTASEFRVYRKAEIAVFGSARATNEDHFLLQKFAREVLGTKQVIVLPHVVPGDDDALLLRADKTPNARGVALMGATSSGALVDVLRRIEAGEIRAAFVMEDDIAADPAIAAALPKLDFLAVHASNESETTRLADVVFPAATFAERNGTYTNFQGVVQRIRPSVTTLDQDRASDGLAMSRWDKFGTAFDRWGRGAKRDARPGWKVIAGIASVMGMKYKYLQAEDVFAELASVVEAFKGMTYRSLGSRGQMLVPAREHTVRS, from the coding sequence ATGGCAAAGATCACTCTAGACGGCAAGCAGTTCGAGGTTGAGGACGGGCGCACGATCATCGAAGCGGCGCGCGAGAACGGTATCGAGATCCCGCATTTCTGCTGGCACCCGAAGCTGTCGGTCTCCGGCAATTGCCGTATGTGCCTCGTTGAGGTCGAGAAACTCCCGAAACTCGTCATTGCCTGCGCCACGCGTGTTGTGGATGGCATGGTGGTGAACACCGTGAACCCGCGTGTGGCGAAGGCGCGTGAAGCGGTGATGGAATTCCTGCTGATCAATCACCCTCTGGATTGCCCGATCTGCGACGAGGCGGGCGAGTGCAAGCTGCAGGATTACGCGTACGCCCATAGTACAGGCGCGAGCCGCTTCACGGAGGACAAGGTTCACAAGCCGAAGCGCGTGGAACTCGGGCCTCGGGTGATGCTGGATACCGAACGGTGCATCATGTGCTCCCGCTGCGTGCGCTTCTGCTCCGAGATCGCCGCGAAGCCGCAACTCACGTTCTCCCAGCGCGGGGACCGCGTGGAGTTGACGACCTTCCCGGGTGAGCAGCTGGACAATCCCTACTCGATGAACACGATCGATATCTGTCCCGTGGGCGCCCTGACGAACCGGGATTTCCGGTTCAAGGCGCGTGTGTGGGAGATGTCGTCCACGGAGACGGTCTGTCCGGGGTGTGCCCGCGGCTGCTCGATGTACTCATGGGTCAGGAACAACGAGATCCTGCGGCAGACCCCACGGTATAATCCCGATGTGAACGACCACTGGATGTGTGACCAGGGCAGGCTCGAGACGTTCAGGCATGTCAATGCCGACGACCGTATCAAGGCGCCGCTGATCCGCAAGGAAGCAGAGTGCGTCGAGGTCGGGTGGGACGAGGCGATCGCACGGACGGCTTCCGAGTTCCGGGTCTACCGCAAGGCGGAGATCGCGGTGTTCGGCTCTGCCCGCGCGACCAACGAGGATCATTTCCTCCTTCAGAAATTCGCGCGTGAGGTCCTGGGAACCAAACAGGTCATCGTCCTGCCCCATGTCGTACCGGGCGACGACGATGCGTTGCTCCTCCGTGCGGACAAGACGCCGAATGCCCGTGGTGTGGCATTGATGGGCGCCACGTCGTCGGGCGCACTGGTGGATGTGCTCAGGAGGATCGAAGCCGGAGAGATCCGTGCCGCGTTCGTCATGGAAGATGACATCGCTGCCGATCCTGCCATCGCCGCGGCGCTGCCGAAACTGGATTTCCTCGCCGTGCACGCGTCGAATGAATCGGAGACCACACGGCTTGCCGATGTGGTGTTCCCGGCGGCGACATTCGCCGAGAGGAACGGGACGTATACGAATTTCCAGGGGGTCGTGCAGAGGATCCGTCCGTCGGTGACGACCCTGGACCAGGACCGTGCATCGGACGGGCTTGCGATGAGCCGGTGGGACAAGTTCGGCACGGCATTCGACCGGTGGGGGCGCGGCGCGAAGCGCGACGCCAGGCCGGGATGGAAGGTCATCGCGGGCATCGCATCCGTGATGGGCATGAAGTACAAGTACCTCCAGGCAGAGGATGTGTTCGCAGAGCTGGCATCGGTGGTGGAGGCATTCAAAGGCATGACCTACCGTTCGTTGGGCAGCCGCGGGCAGATGCTCGTCCCCGCACGCGAACACACGGTCCGGTCCTGA
- the nuoI gene encoding NADH-quinone oxidoreductase subunit NuoI codes for MHESQTQAAPQVRSKDLTLFQKTYIPEIVKGMVLTLKHMFRPKFTRQYPEERWNPPASFRGRPVLVEEAGVERCVACGLCARVCPALAIEVQASETELPKERYPVRFEINMLRCIFCGFCEEACPEEAIVMSDEYELAFLKTEDAVYGKDKLLMSTDRLKTRLEFLRQAR; via the coding sequence ATGCACGAGTCGCAGACACAGGCAGCACCGCAGGTCCGCAGCAAGGACCTGACCTTGTTCCAGAAGACGTACATCCCGGAGATCGTGAAGGGGATGGTGCTCACGCTGAAGCACATGTTCCGCCCGAAATTCACGCGGCAGTACCCCGAGGAGCGCTGGAATCCGCCGGCATCGTTCCGCGGGCGCCCGGTGCTGGTGGAAGAGGCCGGCGTGGAGCGCTGCGTTGCCTGCGGCCTCTGCGCGCGCGTTTGCCCCGCGCTGGCGATCGAGGTCCAGGCCTCGGAGACCGAATTGCCGAAGGAACGGTATCCCGTCCGTTTCGAGATCAACATGCTCCGCTGCATCTTCTGCGGCTTCTGTGAAGAAGCCTGCCCCGAAGAGGCGATCGTGATGAGCGATGAGTACGAGCTGGCGTTCCTGAAGACGGAGGACGCGGTCTATGGTAAGGACAAGCTGCTGATGTCGACGGACAGACTGAAGACGCGTCTCGAATTCCTGCGCCAGGCACGGTAA
- a CDS encoding HlyC/CorC family transporter, which translates to METFWIEFIGVILLVLLVAFFSAAEVSVLATRKSRMQELADEGNAAAAIILGFQTNPEHFLATVHVGNIFAMILASVLGGVIGFQVIVPALGASSSPWIVEMSNWIALVAIVVSVGSLVVIFGELVPKSLALRSAEPVALALAGPIRFFATVFRVPARTMTFASNFVLRPFKDTTTFTESRMSEEEFKLMLEEGTKSGVIDKTEHRLITSIFEFTETTVREVMVPRPDVVAVNITTPREELVRIVLEEGYSRLPVFKDSIDHIVGIVYTKDLLGLLEYRNVIILQDILRPPFFVPEGMKISQLMQELQRHKLHMAVVKDEFGGTEGIITMEDIIEEIVGEIHDEYDEELKDVEQTAEGTFLLNGRLSIFEFNERFGAEIPEDAGFETIGGFLLKLAGRIPDVNEVIPYKQMVFTIVRKSQRRIRVVTVKISSAS; encoded by the coding sequence ATGGAAACCTTCTGGATCGAGTTCATCGGCGTCATCCTGCTCGTCCTTCTCGTTGCCTTCTTCTCCGCAGCGGAAGTGTCGGTGCTTGCCACGCGCAAGAGCCGGATGCAGGAACTCGCCGACGAAGGCAACGCCGCCGCGGCGATCATCCTGGGCTTCCAGACCAACCCCGAACATTTCCTCGCCACCGTCCACGTCGGCAACATCTTCGCCATGATCCTCGCGTCCGTTCTCGGCGGCGTGATCGGATTCCAGGTCATCGTTCCCGCCCTGGGCGCAAGCTCGAGCCCGTGGATCGTCGAGATGAGCAACTGGATCGCCCTGGTGGCGATCGTCGTGAGCGTCGGTTCGCTCGTCGTGATCTTCGGTGAACTCGTCCCGAAATCCCTTGCCCTGCGTTCGGCCGAGCCGGTGGCGCTCGCCCTTGCCGGCCCGATCCGCTTCTTTGCCACGGTCTTTCGTGTCCCCGCCCGTACCATGACCTTCGCCAGCAATTTCGTGTTGCGCCCCTTCAAGGACACGACCACCTTCACGGAATCCCGCATGTCCGAGGAGGAGTTCAAGCTGATGCTGGAAGAGGGGACGAAGTCGGGGGTGATCGACAAGACGGAACACCGGCTCATCACCAGCATCTTTGAGTTCACCGAGACCACCGTGCGCGAGGTGATGGTCCCCCGGCCCGATGTCGTCGCAGTGAACATCACGACGCCACGTGAGGAACTCGTGCGCATCGTCCTCGAGGAAGGATACTCGCGCCTCCCGGTCTTCAAGGATAGCATCGATCACATCGTCGGGATCGTGTATACCAAGGACCTTCTGGGCCTGCTGGAATACCGCAACGTGATCATCCTCCAGGACATCCTCCGTCCGCCCTTCTTCGTCCCCGAAGGCATGAAGATCTCCCAGCTCATGCAGGAACTGCAACGTCACAAATTGCACATGGCGGTCGTGAAGGATGAGTTCGGCGGGACCGAAGGGATCATCACGATGGAGGACATCATCGAGGAGATCGTCGGGGAGATCCACGATGAGTACGACGAGGAATTGAAGGACGTTGAGCAGACGGCGGAAGGGACCTTCCTGTTGAATGGGCGCCTTTCGATATTCGAGTTCAACGAGCGTTTCGGGGCGGAGATCCCGGAAGATGCGGGGTTTGAAACCATCGGTGGGTTCCTCCTCAAGCTCGCAGGCCGGATCCCCGATGTGAACGAAGTGATACCCTACAAGCAGATGGTCTTCACCATCGTGCGGAAGAGCCAGCGCAGGATCCGCGTGGTGACCGTGAAGATCTCCAGCGCGTCATGA
- a CDS encoding glycosyltransferase family 2 protein — protein MTDPPAASLHPAVSVVIATWNTRDLVCGALAALGRTDLPDPWEVIVIDNGSQDGTVDAIKARFPATILLCNAANTGYAHANNQGIAAARGRHVLLLGSDTEVRPETLRVMAGFLDARPEAAAVACRLVNPDGSPQMSCRRFPRLRDAVATYLSLHFLARRYTMHGFDFFASREVDQPAATCLMVRREVLNGLRGFDESYRILYNDVDLCKRLHDMGGRIFFTGETEVLHYGSVTTRSAPAGIRMEMYRNILLYFRRNRGPVAQWVLAPLLSVRLFMVTRSLRAFSLLAVPREGTERT, from the coding sequence ATGACCGATCCCCCGGCCGCATCTCTGCACCCTGCGGTGTCCGTGGTGATCGCCACGTGGAATACCCGCGACCTTGTGTGCGGTGCGCTCGCAGCCCTCGGCCGTACGGATTTGCCGGATCCGTGGGAAGTGATCGTCATCGACAACGGTTCGCAGGACGGCACGGTGGATGCCATCAAAGCGCGTTTCCCGGCGACGATCCTCCTGTGCAATGCCGCGAACACCGGATATGCGCACGCGAACAATCAGGGCATCGCGGCAGCGAGAGGACGCCATGTCCTGCTCCTCGGGAGCGACACCGAAGTGCGCCCGGAGACTCTGCGCGTCATGGCAGGATTCCTCGATGCGCGCCCCGAAGCAGCAGCGGTTGCCTGCCGGCTCGTGAATCCGGATGGCTCTCCCCAGATGTCCTGCCGGCGCTTCCCCCGCCTGCGGGATGCCGTTGCCACATATCTCTCGCTGCATTTCCTCGCGCGTCGGTATACGATGCACGGGTTCGACTTTTTTGCATCCCGGGAAGTGGACCAGCCGGCAGCAACGTGTCTGATGGTCCGGCGGGAGGTTCTGAACGGACTGCGGGGATTCGATGAATCGTACCGGATCCTCTACAATGACGTCGACCTGTGCAAACGCCTCCATGATATGGGAGGGAGGATCTTTTTCACAGGGGAGACGGAGGTCCTGCACTACGGAAGCGTCACCACACGCTCCGCACCAGCGGGCATCCGGATGGAAATGTACCGGAACATCTTACTGTATTTCCGCCGGAACCGCGGGCCGGTCGCGCAGTGGGTCCTCGCTCCGTTGCTGAGCGTCAGGTTGTTCATGGTGACGCGTTCATTGCGTGCATTCTCATTGTTGGCCGTGCCACGAGAGGGAACGGAACGGACATGA
- a CDS encoding class I SAM-dependent methyltransferase — protein MIGEDIRASVFRDTTRLYLEYPQHIVAPPLIRFVRKYASGRILDLGCATGNYCLHLKGLGYDIAGADIQPEYVRIAKSRGVEAFLIENGVPLPDRSFDTVLLFEVLEHLPDPAAVLREARRLCRGTVLLTTPHSGDIDALRAQGLLFEHFADMDHKNFFTQESLETLLRAEFTNVKVWKGNGINPLGLFPLAPVRFAGKVAARLHLIPPAFYFRLYAVAHV, from the coding sequence ATGATCGGCGAGGACATCCGCGCAAGCGTCTTCCGGGATACCACCAGGTTGTATCTGGAGTATCCACAGCACATCGTTGCTCCGCCCCTCATCCGTTTTGTGCGGAAGTATGCATCCGGTCGTATCCTGGACCTCGGCTGCGCGACAGGCAACTACTGCCTGCATCTCAAGGGTCTGGGCTATGATATCGCCGGTGCAGACATACAGCCGGAGTATGTCCGCATCGCGAAAAGCCGTGGAGTCGAGGCGTTCCTCATTGAGAATGGGGTGCCGCTTCCTGACCGATCCTTCGATACCGTTCTGTTGTTCGAAGTGCTGGAGCATTTGCCGGATCCCGCCGCGGTCCTGCGGGAGGCCCGCCGCCTCTGCCGTGGGACGGTGCTGCTGACCACGCCACACAGCGGAGACATCGATGCCCTGCGCGCGCAAGGGCTGCTGTTCGAGCATTTTGCCGACATGGACCACAAGAACTTCTTCACGCAGGAGTCACTGGAAACGTTGCTGCGCGCGGAGTTCACCAATGTCAAGGTGTGGAAGGGGAACGGCATCAACCCGCTTGGCCTGTTCCCGCTTGCCCCGGTGCGTTTTGCCGGAAAGGTGGCCGCGCGGCTGCACCTCATCCCGCCGGCATTCTATTTCCGCCTCTACGCCGTAGCGCACGTGTGA